In Anaerolineales bacterium, one DNA window encodes the following:
- a CDS encoding arginine deiminase family protein, which translates to MKIQLFDEIHPLEEVLVWGEPGIEVLLGQLLPKSKSLFFSYYDVQEARREFRHMQELIEGEEIKVTRAKDALVKTLSTTEIPGEPKSLAEAEQKLLQRAGEYYETYREHKIADFSNEGIHGDIDEVYFQVQQEIKQILREDVQAYGEAGAIRLNHMLSLSHELPLANIFYGRDQSQSLTDRIVLSALKWDIRKPEVEVFKHALRELGYENGFVEVNHGTIEGGDIAILGDTCYIGIGARTTLSAVKNLSKKIGTDMERQGIQIVAVINKRHVEEAALYGAPTEEHMRIMHLDMFWIPLAPNLVMAYGHELDRREVIRISRNMHSFIIEELGGFREFLSAKGIEILEVDEAEQKNFATNLLNLGNKTVIMALSTNQRVIQELQKRGFRVLSAELNKLVNGYGAVHCLTAPVRRTLKSVTSKTG; encoded by the coding sequence ATGAAGATACAACTATTTGACGAGATACATCCATTGGAGGAAGTTTTGGTCTGGGGCGAGCCGGGCATCGAGGTTTTGCTGGGGCAATTGCTTCCCAAGTCAAAAAGCCTCTTTTTCAGTTATTACGATGTACAGGAGGCGCGGCGGGAATTCCGCCACATGCAGGAATTGATCGAGGGAGAGGAAATCAAGGTCACGCGCGCAAAGGATGCACTGGTAAAGACACTCTCCACAACGGAAATTCCAGGCGAACCGAAAAGCCTTGCGGAAGCGGAACAAAAACTGCTTCAACGGGCGGGGGAATATTACGAGACGTACCGCGAGCACAAAATTGCGGACTTTTCAAACGAGGGCATTCATGGGGATATTGATGAAGTTTATTTTCAGGTACAACAGGAAATCAAACAAATATTGAGGGAGGATGTTCAAGCCTATGGGGAGGCGGGAGCGATCCGTCTCAATCATATGCTCAGCCTTTCGCATGAGCTTCCGCTTGCCAATATTTTCTACGGCAGGGATCAGTCACAGTCATTGACGGACCGCATCGTGCTTTCCGCGTTAAAGTGGGACATCCGTAAGCCCGAAGTGGAAGTTTTTAAGCACGCCTTGCGCGAACTTGGATACGAGAATGGTTTTGTCGAAGTGAATCACGGAACCATCGAGGGTGGGGACATTGCCATTCTCGGCGACACCTGCTACATCGGCATCGGTGCACGGACAACTTTGAGTGCGGTCAAGAACCTATCCAAAAAGATCGGCACGGACATGGAGCGCCAGGGAATTCAAATCGTGGCAGTGATCAACAAGCGGCATGTGGAAGAAGCCGCCCTTTACGGTGCCCCCACCGAGGAACACATGCGCATCATGCATTTGGACATGTTCTGGATCCCGCTGGCGCCGAATCTGGTCATGGCATACGGCCACGAACTCGACCGGCGTGAGGTCATCCGCATTTCGCGCAACATGCATAGTTTCATCATCGAGGAACTTGGCGGCTTTCGGGAATTCCTGTCAGCAAAAGGAATCGAAATTTTGGAAGTGGATGAAGCCGAGCAGAAGAATTTTGCCACCAACCTGCTCAACCTTGGAAACAAAACCGTCATCATGGCACTCTCCACAAACCAACGAGTAATTCAGGAATTGCAGAAACGCGGCTTCCGCGTACTCAGCGCGGAGTTGAACAAACTGGTCAATGGCTATGGGGCGGTGCATTGTTTAACGGCACCGGTCAGGCGGACTTTGAAATCAGTCACATCAAAAACAGGCTAA
- a CDS encoding secondary thiamine-phosphate synthase enzyme YjbQ: MNWQKTTLETSTSGKGLLDITASIRAQLKEWGVREGMCFLFLQHTSASLVISENWDPTARADLETFMERLVPERDSWYTHDLEGPDDATSHIRAMLTDTSLIIPIDDGDLSLGTWQGIYIFEHRTRGKAGHRRKVLMRVLSVE; this comes from the coding sequence ATGAACTGGCAAAAAACCACACTCGAAACTTCCACCTCTGGCAAGGGACTTCTCGACATTACCGCATCCATCCGTGCGCAGTTGAAGGAGTGGGGCGTGCGCGAAGGCATGTGCTTCCTCTTTTTACAGCACACCAGTGCATCCCTAGTCATTAGCGAGAACTGGGACCCAACCGCCCGCGCGGACTTGGAGACCTTCATGGAACGCCTCGTCCCCGAACGGGACAGTTGGTACACGCACGATCTCGAAGGACCCGACGACGCCACCTCCCACATCCGCGCAATGTTGACCGATACCAGCCTCATCATCCCCATTGATGACGGTGATCTATCACTCGGCACCTGGCAGGGAATTTACATCTTTGAGCACCGCACCCGCGGCAAAGCCGGTCACAGACGAAAGGTGTTGATGCGGGTATTGTCGGTGGAATAA
- the uvrA gene encoding excinuclease ABC subunit UvrA, whose protein sequence is MSSNKIRVVGARVHNLKNITVEIPRDKFVVITGLSGSGKSSLAFDTIFAEGQRRYVESLSAYARQFIGQMDKPDVDYIDGLSPAVSIDQKSTSHNPRSTVGTVTEIYDYMRLLFARAGIPHCPVCGREVVKQSAQEIVDKIEKLPDGSRVLILSPLVRARKGTYQAVFEEIRKAGFTRVRVDGTVSSLDDEIELDRYKQHTIEAVVDRLVISKNGDREEKKAARTRLTDSVETSLKFGEGYVTINLVDKKEDMQFSEHLACPEHGVSIQEVEPRTFSFNTPQGACPDCQGLGSKLEIDPQRIIPDDSLSLNDGAIISMEWSGPKVEGGYYWQSLINAAKAFKIDLDKPVKELTKDAMKIVLYGTGDKQIQMTYQGANGNEFKFTRAFEGVITNMERRYRETNSEYIREKISEFMSDRPCPSCGGKRLNPAALAVTVDDVNIVEANSWPVLQTLDWVRKIAGKNSPLTSKQRTIAERVIKEISERLSFLVNVGLDYLTLNRSAVTLSGGEAQRIRLATQVGSRLVGVLYVLDEPSIGLHPRDNARLLETLKGLRDLGNTVLVVEHDDETIREADWVIDLGPAAGEHGGQVIAEGTPRQILAHPKSLTGQYLSGRKQVDVPKKRREGNGRALKIIGASANNLKGIHVAIPLGKLVCITGVSGSGKSTLMSDVMYNALAAKLMGARTSAGEHEKIEGIQHLDKIINIDQSPIGRTPRSNPGTYTGLFDEIRKLYAELPESKIRGYKPGRFSFNVHGGRCEACQGQGELRIEMQFLPDVYVPCDVCHGKRFNRETLQVLFREKYSISDILDMTVDHALSEFQNYPQMQNKLKLLQEVGLGYVRIGQAATTLSGGEAQRVKLSKELSRRATGRTMYVLDEPSVGLHAADVHKLIEVLQRLVDSGNSVLIIEHNLDIIKIADWVIDLGPEGGDRGGELIAEGTPEQVMKVKESYTGKYLKAHMRRASK, encoded by the coding sequence ATGTCATCCAATAAAATCCGTGTGGTGGGCGCGCGCGTCCATAATTTGAAAAATATTACGGTTGAAATTCCCCGTGACAAGTTCGTGGTCATTACAGGCTTATCGGGGTCAGGCAAGTCGTCGCTGGCGTTCGATACCATCTTCGCCGAAGGTCAGAGGCGTTATGTTGAATCGCTTTCCGCGTATGCGCGCCAGTTCATCGGGCAGATGGACAAGCCGGATGTGGACTACATTGACGGTCTCTCCCCCGCTGTTTCGATCGATCAGAAATCCACCTCGCACAATCCCCGTTCGACGGTTGGTACGGTAACGGAGATCTATGATTACATGCGTTTGCTGTTTGCGCGTGCAGGTATTCCGCATTGCCCCGTGTGTGGACGTGAGGTGGTCAAGCAGTCGGCGCAGGAGATCGTGGACAAGATCGAAAAACTGCCCGACGGCTCACGCGTGCTGATCCTGTCTCCCCTCGTGCGCGCCCGCAAGGGTACATATCAAGCTGTCTTCGAGGAAATCCGCAAGGCTGGCTTCACCCGCGTCCGTGTGGATGGAACCGTATCCTCCCTGGACGATGAAATTGAATTGGATCGTTACAAGCAGCATACGATTGAAGCGGTCGTGGACCGTCTCGTCATTTCCAAAAACGGGGATAGGGAGGAAAAGAAAGCCGCGCGTACACGGCTGACCGATTCGGTTGAGACCTCGCTCAAGTTTGGCGAAGGCTACGTCACCATCAACCTGGTGGACAAAAAGGAGGATATGCAATTCTCCGAGCACCTCGCCTGCCCGGAGCATGGCGTCAGCATTCAGGAAGTGGAACCGCGCACCTTCTCGTTCAACACACCGCAAGGCGCCTGCCCGGACTGTCAGGGACTTGGCTCAAAACTGGAAATTGACCCGCAACGCATCATCCCTGACGACAGCTTGTCCCTGAACGATGGAGCGATCATCAGCATGGAGTGGAGTGGACCGAAGGTCGAAGGCGGTTACTACTGGCAGAGTCTCATCAACGCCGCGAAAGCATTTAAGATCGATCTGGATAAACCTGTAAAAGAGCTGACCAAGGATGCAATGAAAATCGTCCTGTACGGCACAGGCGACAAACAAATCCAGATGACCTATCAGGGCGCGAACGGAAACGAGTTCAAGTTCACGCGCGCGTTTGAAGGTGTGATTACCAACATGGAACGCCGCTACCGCGAGACAAACTCGGAATACATCCGCGAGAAGATCTCCGAGTTCATGTCAGACCGTCCCTGCCCAAGCTGCGGGGGGAAAAGGCTGAATCCCGCCGCGCTGGCAGTCACAGTGGATGACGTGAACATCGTGGAAGCCAACTCATGGCCCGTTCTGCAGACGTTGGACTGGGTCAGGAAGATCGCAGGAAAAAACTCCCCGCTCACCTCCAAGCAAAGGACAATTGCAGAAAGAGTGATCAAGGAAATCAGCGAGAGATTATCCTTTCTGGTCAATGTCGGTCTGGATTATTTAACCTTGAACCGTTCCGCCGTGACGCTTTCCGGCGGAGAGGCACAGCGGATCCGTTTGGCAACGCAGGTTGGCTCCCGTCTTGTTGGCGTGCTGTATGTATTGGACGAGCCATCCATTGGGCTGCATCCACGCGACAATGCGAGGCTGCTGGAAACGTTGAAAGGGTTGCGCGACCTTGGCAATACAGTCCTGGTCGTTGAACATGACGATGAGACCATCCGCGAGGCGGATTGGGTGATCGATCTCGGTCCCGCCGCAGGCGAGCATGGCGGGCAGGTCATCGCGGAGGGCACCCCGAGACAGATCCTGGCACACCCAAAGTCGTTGACGGGACAATATCTTTCGGGGCGCAAACAGGTTGATGTCCCCAAAAAGAGGCGGGAAGGAAACGGCAGGGCATTAAAAATAATCGGGGCTTCCGCAAACAACTTGAAGGGTATTCATGTCGCGATCCCGCTTGGAAAACTGGTTTGCATCACCGGCGTTTCAGGATCGGGCAAATCCACATTAATGAGCGACGTTATGTATAACGCGCTTGCGGCAAAGTTGATGGGTGCGCGCACGTCTGCCGGCGAGCATGAAAAGATCGAGGGCATCCAGCATCTTGATAAGATCATCAACATTGACCAGTCGCCGATTGGACGCACGCCGCGCTCGAACCCTGGAACGTATACGGGCCTGTTCGATGAGATCAGAAAATTATACGCGGAGCTGCCCGAAAGCAAAATTCGCGGATACAAGCCCGGACGCTTCTCATTCAACGTGCATGGCGGGCGCTGCGAAGCCTGCCAGGGACAGGGCGAGCTGCGAATCGAAATGCAGTTCCTGCCTGACGTGTACGTACCATGTGACGTGTGCCACGGCAAACGCTTTAACCGTGAGACCTTGCAGGTTCTTTTCAGGGAAAAATATTCCATCTCTGACATTTTAGACATGACCGTTGACCATGCACTGAGCGAGTTCCAGAACTATCCTCAAATGCAAAATAAGCTGAAACTGCTGCAGGAGGTTGGACTTGGCTATGTGCGGATCGGTCAGGCGGCGACGACCCTCTCCGGCGGTGAAGCCCAGCGCGTGAAGCTCTCGAAGGAATTATCACGCCGCGCAACGGGGAGGACAATGTATGTGTTGGATGAACCAAGCGTCGGATTGCATGCGGCGGATGTGCACAAATTGATTGAAGTGCTGCAGAGGCTAGTCGATTCGGGCAATTCGGTTTTGATCATCGAGCACAATCTCGATATTATCAAGATCGCAGACTGGGTGATCGACCTCGGCCCCGAAGGCGGCGATCGGGGCGGAGAGTTGATCGCAGAAGGCACGCCTGAGCAGGTCATGAAAGTGAAAGAGTCTTATACAGGCAAATACTTAAAGGCGCACATGAGGCGGGCAAGTAAATAG
- a CDS encoding cyclic 2,3-diphosphoglycerate synthase has translation MPIKTIIMGAAGRDFHNFNTFFRGNKDYEVVAFTATQIPDIEGRVYPTELAGAQYPKGIPIRAEEELLDLIKKYNAEQVVFSYSDVPHEYVMHKASMVNAAGADFRIMGTKNTQIKSNKPVVGISAVRTGSGKSQTTRRVSLILQEMGYKVAAIRHPMPYGNLVAQEVQRYASYDDLDEYECTIEEREEYEPHIDNGVIIYAGVDYEKIIRKAEAEADIILWDGGNNDFPFYVPDYQIVVADPHRTGHESTYYPGETNVRMADCFVINKVDTADAENVIKLRENLRKLNPNAVQIEGASPLFVDDPDAIFGKRVLVVEDGPTLTHGEMAYGAGYVAARRFGAKEIVDPRPFAVGSIAKTFEKYPTTGAILPAMGYGDKQTRELEETINKADVDMVIIGTPIDLSRVMKINKPTQRVRYELQEIGQPTLTDVLMKKFGKKK, from the coding sequence ATGCCGATCAAAACCATCATCATGGGCGCCGCAGGGCGCGATTTTCACAACTTCAATACCTTCTTCCGCGGCAACAAGGATTACGAAGTCGTCGCTTTCACAGCCACCCAGATCCCCGACATTGAGGGCCGCGTCTACCCGACCGAACTGGCTGGGGCGCAGTACCCGAAAGGGATTCCCATCCGCGCAGAAGAGGAACTGCTCGACCTGATCAAGAAATACAATGCAGAACAGGTCGTCTTTTCCTACAGCGACGTGCCGCATGAATATGTGATGCACAAAGCCAGCATGGTCAACGCCGCCGGCGCAGACTTCCGCATCATGGGCACAAAGAATACCCAGATCAAGTCAAACAAGCCAGTGGTTGGGATCAGTGCCGTTCGGACGGGCTCAGGCAAAAGTCAGACAACGAGACGCGTGTCCCTGATCCTGCAGGAGATGGGATATAAAGTCGCTGCCATACGTCACCCGATGCCGTATGGAAATCTCGTCGCGCAGGAAGTGCAGCGTTACGCAAGCTATGACGATCTCGATGAATATGAATGCACCATCGAAGAGCGCGAGGAATATGAACCACACATCGACAACGGCGTGATCATCTATGCTGGCGTGGATTACGAAAAGATCATCCGCAAAGCCGAAGCCGAAGCGGATATTATTCTGTGGGATGGCGGCAACAACGACTTCCCGTTCTATGTGCCCGACTATCAGATCGTGGTTGCAGACCCGCACCGCACCGGACATGAATCCACGTATTACCCCGGCGAGACCAACGTGCGCATGGCGGATTGTTTCGTCATCAACAAAGTGGATACGGCGGATGCGGAAAATGTCATCAAACTGCGCGAGAACCTGCGCAAGTTGAATCCGAATGCCGTGCAGATCGAAGGCGCTTCTCCGCTCTTCGTGGATGACCCCGATGCCATCTTCGGCAAGCGCGTGCTGGTGGTGGAAGATGGTCCGACGCTCACGCACGGTGAGATGGCATACGGCGCTGGATACGTCGCCGCCCGCCGCTTCGGCGCAAAAGAGATCGTGGACCCGCGTCCGTTCGCGGTGGGTTCCATTGCCAAGACCTTCGAGAAGTACCCGACCACGGGCGCGATTTTGCCCGCCATGGGCTACGGCGACAAGCAGACCAGGGAACTCGAAGAGACGATCAACAAGGCAGATGTGGACATGGTCATCATCGGCACGCCGATCGACCTTTCGCGCGTGATGAAGATCAACAAGCCGACCCAACGTGTGCGCTACGAGTTGCAGGAGATCGGTCAGCCGACGTTGACGGATGTGTTGATGAAGAAGTTTGGGAAGAAGAAGTAG
- a CDS encoding LysM peptidoglycan-binding domain-containing protein has protein sequence MNNRPPISPISSDVISSYRKRRNRGGFNVITILAGAFVLGGIGLLVYWLTGPSKPLGALFATETPTPTLTFTPTPPPPPSSTPTETPTATITPTPTFSTPFNYTVQDGDYLALIVEKYNLGDDGIGLILLLNPYNAENGIGINPATQYIIPGQIILLPNPGMQLPTATSIPADLPRGTKLQYTILAGDSLAGIAALFNSTIDAIIAENNITDPNAIQVGQLLIIPANLVTVTPTRPPTSTPITPGPGTVLPTVTFTPIN, from the coding sequence ATGAATAATAGACCGCCCATTTCACCCATCTCGTCCGATGTGATCAGTTCGTACCGCAAACGCCGAAATCGCGGCGGCTTCAATGTGATCACCATTCTTGCCGGCGCTTTCGTGTTGGGTGGTATCGGTTTGCTGGTCTACTGGCTGACGGGTCCCAGCAAGCCGCTCGGCGCGCTCTTTGCCACGGAAACCCCCACCCCAACCCTGACGTTCACACCGACCCCCCCACCCCCGCCAAGCTCAACACCGACGGAAACCCCGACCGCTACAATCACCCCCACTCCAACTTTCTCGACACCCTTTAATTACACAGTGCAGGACGGGGATTATCTTGCGCTGATTGTCGAAAAATATAATCTCGGAGATGACGGCATCGGCCTGATCCTGCTGCTAAATCCCTATAACGCAGAAAATGGGATCGGCATTAACCCGGCCACACAATACATCATCCCCGGCCAGATCATCCTGCTCCCCAACCCGGGCATGCAACTGCCCACCGCCACCTCCATTCCAGCCGACCTGCCGCGAGGCACGAAACTCCAATATACCATCCTGGCCGGCGATTCGCTGGCTGGCATTGCCGCACTCTTCAACAGCACCATAGACGCCATTATTGCCGAAAACAATATAACCGACCCCAATGCCATCCAGGTCGGGCAGCTGCTCATTATTCCGGCAAACCTCGTCACCGTGACGCCGACGCGCCCGCCCACGAGCACACCCATCACGCCGGGACCCGGCACCGTGCTGCCCACCGTCACATTCACACCAATCAATTAA
- the rpsT gene encoding 30S ribosomal protein S20: MANIQSQIKRNRQNEKRRLRNRNVRGAARTAINTARKAFTEGSPETREAVLKAISQLDKAAEKGVIHKNNAARRKGRLMKRLASFTPSDKPAEEKKTRKTAAKKTATKKAAPKKPAEKE; this comes from the coding sequence TTGGCTAATATTCAGTCACAAATCAAACGCAATCGTCAGAACGAAAAGCGCCGCCTGCGCAACCGAAACGTCCGCGGCGCCGCCCGCACCGCTATTAACACCGCACGCAAAGCCTTTACAGAAGGCAGCCCTGAAACCAGGGAAGCAGTTTTGAAGGCAATCAGCCAGTTGGATAAAGCGGCTGAAAAAGGCGTGATTCATAAGAACAATGCCGCGCGCCGCAAAGGCCGTCTGATGAAGCGCCTTGCTTCGTTCACGCCCAGCGACAAACCCGCTGAAGAGAAAAAGACGAGGAAGACAGCGGCAAAGAAGACCGCGACAAAGAAAGCCGCGCCGAAGAAGCCTGCGGAAAAAGAATAA
- the argS gene encoding arginine--tRNA ligase, with product MFQKEQQLIEEKIKKFCKANDIALAELKWQSIPFAGEWGFSTSFFQTAANEAKLGRGNKAPVPQKAQEIAEQVKGQLGSVEGISHIEAVKGYLNIYFKTSGYARRVVDEVLSSGMEFGRGEKKSETVMVEYAQPNTHHSFHIGHARNTILGEVLARLVEFAGYKTIRASYPGDLGLSVITVMWMYDKFYKGQEPAGVHERGQWLLKLYVEANLLLEKKENETPEQTAQREAYEAERRKMYRKWDVGDEYVRELWRVTREWSLEELREILHMLDVKIDVWFYESDVDEPSKAIVEELIAKNIADDERPQGGAVIVKIDEKLGLKKEKYRTNVILRSDGTTLYLTKDLALAKVKFEQYHVDRSIYVVDVRQSLHLQQAFAILKLWGFPQAEKCFHLGYGFVSLPEGAMSSRKGRVAIFKEVYDEAIKRVLSVEAEKSVDIPAEERQKIASQIGLGALVYSMLSVDNNKDIVFDINEALSFDGRTGPYIQNAHVRANSILKKAGKVTDATFDYELTKQEIELIEQMSQFPQKVQQVAEEYRPLVMATYAYDLANAFHSFYHAVPVLQTEDEKIKKARLRLVAAAKQTIANALRLLDIQAPDVM from the coding sequence ATGTTTCAAAAAGAACAACAGCTCATCGAAGAAAAAATTAAAAAGTTCTGCAAAGCCAATGACATTGCGCTGGCCGAGCTCAAATGGCAATCCATCCCCTTTGCCGGGGAGTGGGGATTCTCCACATCCTTTTTCCAGACCGCTGCCAATGAAGCGAAACTTGGCAGGGGGAACAAAGCCCCGGTGCCGCAAAAAGCCCAGGAGATCGCCGAACAAGTCAAAGGTCAGTTGGGAAGCGTGGAAGGCATCAGTCACATCGAGGCGGTGAAGGGCTATCTCAATATCTATTTCAAGACTTCCGGTTATGCCCGCCGCGTGGTGGATGAAGTTCTCAGTTCAGGGATGGAATTTGGACGAGGCGAAAAGAAGTCCGAAACGGTCATGGTCGAATATGCCCAGCCGAACACACATCACTCGTTCCATATTGGACATGCGCGCAACACGATTTTGGGTGAGGTGCTGGCTAGGCTGGTGGAATTTGCAGGATACAAGACCATCCGCGCATCCTATCCCGGCGACCTAGGGCTCAGCGTCATCACCGTGATGTGGATGTATGACAAGTTCTACAAAGGACAGGAACCCGCAGGCGTGCATGAGCGCGGACAGTGGCTTTTGAAATTGTACGTGGAAGCCAATCTGTTGTTGGAAAAGAAGGAAAATGAAACACCCGAACAGACCGCACAACGCGAAGCCTATGAAGCCGAGCGCCGTAAAATGTATCGCAAATGGGACGTGGGCGATGAATATGTACGCGAGTTATGGCGCGTGACCCGCGAATGGAGTCTGGAGGAACTGCGCGAAATCCTCCACATGCTTGATGTGAAGATAGACGTATGGTTCTATGAAAGTGATGTGGACGAGCCTTCAAAGGCAATCGTCGAAGAATTGATCGCAAAGAACATCGCTGATGACGAACGTCCGCAGGGCGGCGCAGTGATCGTGAAAATCGACGAAAAGCTGGGACTCAAGAAGGAAAAATACCGCACAAATGTGATCCTGCGCAGCGACGGCACAACGTTGTATCTGACAAAAGACCTGGCGCTGGCAAAAGTCAAATTCGAGCAATATCATGTGGACCGCTCGATCTACGTGGTGGATGTGCGCCAGTCACTTCACTTACAGCAGGCTTTTGCGATCTTGAAATTGTGGGGCTTCCCACAGGCTGAGAAATGTTTTCACCTGGGATATGGTTTTGTGAGCCTGCCCGAAGGCGCCATGTCCTCCCGAAAGGGACGCGTGGCAATTTTCAAGGAAGTCTACGATGAAGCCATCAAGCGCGTGCTTTCGGTGGAAGCCGAAAAGAGCGTGGACATCCCCGCCGAAGAGCGTCAGAAGATCGCTTCACAGATCGGATTGGGCGCGCTGGTGTACTCCATGCTTTCCGTGGATAACAACAAAGACATCGTCTTCGATATCAACGAAGCGCTATCCTTCGATGGGCGCACGGGTCCGTATATTCAGAATGCGCATGTGCGGGCAAATTCGATTTTGAAGAAAGCCGGCAAAGTAACAGACGCGACGTTTGACTACGAACTGACCAAGCAGGAAATCGAACTCATTGAGCAAATGTCACAGTTCCCGCAGAAGGTGCAGCAGGTGGCAGAAGAGTATCGTCCGCTCGTGATGGCTACCTACGCCTATGACCTGGCGAACGCCTTCCACTCGTTCTATCATGCCGTACCCGTTCTGCAAACCGAGGACGAAAAAATCAAGAAGGCCCGTCTGCGACTGGTGGCGGCCGCGAAGCAAACCATCGCCAATGCACTTCGTCTGCTTGATATTCAAGCACCTGATGTGATGTAG